A single region of the Lycium barbarum isolate Lr01 chromosome 2, ASM1917538v2, whole genome shotgun sequence genome encodes:
- the LOC132625897 gene encoding transcription factor E2FA isoform X1, with product MTNSSGAPATGGATAAPPSSGGVEISQPIKRYLPFASMRPPFVSTEDYHRFSTHGVVDSRIGQPEAIVVKSPALKRKTGYIKEVESSNWTANSGYGDVANSPLGTPVSGKGGRAHGRSRATKSNKAGPQTPISNAGSPSPLTPASCRYDSSLGLLTKKFINLIKHAEDGMLDLNQAADTLEVQKRRIYDITNVLEGIGLIEKKLKNRIQWKGVDASRPGEVDNDASILKAEIDSLSMEERRLDERVREMQEKLRDMSEDENNQRWLFVTEDDIKSLPCFQNETLIAVKAPHGTTLEVPDPDEAVDYPQRRYRIILRSTMGPIDVYLVSQFEEKFDEMNGVEPSAAIPLASSSGSMDYPAMERSTVSNSVTENEGQTQNVDQLSSDLDTSQDYGGGMMKILPSDVDNDADYWLLSDANVSITDMWKTDSAVEWDGEALLRDFAIDDLGTPRAHTPTTIADIPAPMNVPPR from the exons ATGACAAATTCTAGTGGTGCTCCGGCAACTGGTGGTGCCACGGCGGCGCCACCGTCTTCCGGCGGCGTTGAGATCTCTCAGCCGATTAAAAGATACTTACCATTTGCTTCTATGAGACCCCCCTTTGTTAGTACTGAGGATTATCATAGATTTAGTACACATGGTGTTGTTGATTCAAGAATTGGACAGCCTGAAGCTATTGTTGTTAAGTCTCCT GCACTAAAACGGAAGACTGGCTACATTAAAGAAGTTGAATCCAGTAACTGGACTGCTAATTCCGGGTATGGTGATGTGGCCAATAGTCCACTTGGAACGCCTGTGTCTGGTAAAGGAGGAAGAGCGCATGGACGGTCAAGAGCCACAAAAAGTAATAAAGCTGGACCTCAAACTCCTATCTCTAATGCTG GTTCTCCTTCTCCTCTTACACCTGCAAGCTGCCGCTACGATAGCTCATTGG GTCTTTTAACCAAGAAATTTATCAACTTGATCAAGCATGCTGAAGATGGTATGCTTGATCTTAACCAAGCTGCAGACACTTTGGAG GTGCAGAAAAGAAGGATCTATGATATAACAAATGTGCTTGAAGGAATTGGTCTTATTGAAAAGAAGCTCAAGAACAGAATACAATGGAA GGGTGTTGATGCTTCTAGACCTGGAGAAGTGGATAACGATGCCTCTATTTTAAAG GCCGAAATTGACAGCCTTTCAATGGAGGAGCGAAGACTGGATGAGCGGGTTAG AGAAATGCAAGAAAAGTTAAGGGATATGAGTGAAGACGAGAACAACCAAAG GTGGCTTTTTGTAACTGAAGACGATATAAAGAGCCTACCTTGCTTTCAG AATGAGACCCTAATAGCAGTTAAAGCTCCTCATGGCACCACCCTGGAAGTCCCAGATCCTGATGAG GCTGTGGACTATCCACAGAGGAGATATAGAATTATACTCAGAAGCACAATGGGCCCCATTGATGTCTACCTTGTCAG TCAATTTGAGGAGAAGTTTGACGAGATGAATGGTGTTGAACCGTCAGCGGCCATCCCACTTGCTTCAAGTTCAGGCTCTATGGATTATCCAGCCATGGAGAGATCAACTGTTTCAAACAGTGTTACTGAGAATGAAGGACAAACACAAAATGTTGATCAGTTGAGTTCTGATCTTGATACTTCACAGGATTACGGTGGTGGAATGATGAAGATTCTTCCTTCAGATGTTGAT AATGACGCAGATTACTGGCTCCTATCAGATGCAAATGTTAGCATCACAGATATGTGGAAGACAGATT
- the LOC132625897 gene encoding transcription factor E2FA isoform X2: MRSPFVSSEDYHRFSAPGFVDSRIGQPEAMVVKSPALKRKTGYIKEVESSNWTANSGYGDVANSPLGTPVSGKGGRAHGRSRATKSNKAGPQTPISNAGSPSPLTPASCRYDSSLGLLTKKFINLIKHAEDGMLDLNQAADTLEVQKRRIYDITNVLEGIGLIEKKLKNRIQWKGVDASRPGEVDNDASILKAEIDSLSMEERRLDERVREMQEKLRDMSEDENNQRWLFVTEDDIKSLPCFQNETLIAVKAPHGTTLEVPDPDEAVDYPQRRYRIILRSTMGPIDVYLVSQFEEKFDEMNGVEPSAAIPLASSSGSMDYPAMERSTVSNSVTENEGQTQNVDQLSSDLDTSQDYGGGMMKILPSDVDNDADYWLLSDANVSITDMWKTDSAVEWDGEALLRDFAIDDLGTPRAHTPTTIADIPAPMNVPPR; this comes from the exons ATGAGATCGCCGTTTGTTAGTTCTGAAGATTATCATAGATTTAGTGCACCTGGTTTTGTTGATTCAAGAATTGGACAGCCTGAAGCTATGGTTGTTAAGTCTCCT GCACTAAAACGGAAGACTGGCTACATTAAAGAAGTTGAATCCAGTAACTGGACTGCTAATTCCGGGTATGGTGATGTGGCCAATAGTCCACTTGGAACGCCTGTGTCTGGTAAAGGAGGAAGAGCGCATGGACGGTCAAGAGCCACAAAAAGTAATAAAGCTGGACCTCAAACTCCTATCTCTAATGCTG GTTCTCCTTCTCCTCTTACACCTGCAAGCTGCCGCTACGATAGCTCATTGG GTCTTTTAACCAAGAAATTTATCAACTTGATCAAGCATGCTGAAGATGGTATGCTTGATCTTAACCAAGCTGCAGACACTTTGGAG GTGCAGAAAAGAAGGATCTATGATATAACAAATGTGCTTGAAGGAATTGGTCTTATTGAAAAGAAGCTCAAGAACAGAATACAATGGAA GGGTGTTGATGCTTCTAGACCTGGAGAAGTGGATAACGATGCCTCTATTTTAAAG GCCGAAATTGACAGCCTTTCAATGGAGGAGCGAAGACTGGATGAGCGGGTTAG AGAAATGCAAGAAAAGTTAAGGGATATGAGTGAAGACGAGAACAACCAAAG GTGGCTTTTTGTAACTGAAGACGATATAAAGAGCCTACCTTGCTTTCAG AATGAGACCCTAATAGCAGTTAAAGCTCCTCATGGCACCACCCTGGAAGTCCCAGATCCTGATGAG GCTGTGGACTATCCACAGAGGAGATATAGAATTATACTCAGAAGCACAATGGGCCCCATTGATGTCTACCTTGTCAG TCAATTTGAGGAGAAGTTTGACGAGATGAATGGTGTTGAACCGTCAGCGGCCATCCCACTTGCTTCAAGTTCAGGCTCTATGGATTATCCAGCCATGGAGAGATCAACTGTTTCAAACAGTGTTACTGAGAATGAAGGACAAACACAAAATGTTGATCAGTTGAGTTCTGATCTTGATACTTCACAGGATTACGGTGGTGGAATGATGAAGATTCTTCCTTCAGATGTTGAT AATGACGCAGATTACTGGCTCCTATCAGATGCAAATGTTAGCATCACAGATATGTGGAAGACAGATT